DNA from Ananas comosus cultivar F153 linkage group 12, ASM154086v1, whole genome shotgun sequence:
TGATATAAGATTTTTTCATGTATTATTTATACCATGTTAGTCCTTCATATCTGGAAAAAATTTCCTTTCAGCAtggttcttttttttggctttaaTCACTGTATTAATTACAAGAAACCGGTAGTGCTATCAGTTTTATGAACGAATGCATTATttttcattgaaaaaaaaatcttaattatctattatctatccaaatctCTGAGCTATCTTAAAACTTCATCAAATAAACAGGGTGAGCGAAATTGCTACATGTGTGGCTCCCCAGACCACTTGATTAGAGACTGCCCAGTTGCCTCTAATACATACCCAggtagagagtttttttttattttttagttgcAATTATACCAAAAGAAAGGTTACCAAGATAAGCAATCTTTACCCTCTTTTTTCTGGGTATGTTGATCCAATCAATTGCAATATTCAGGAGATGTAGCATTTCCTGGACAAATTTCTGCTTATGGGCCTCCTTTTTGGTGCGGATCTCCATTTCCGAATTTTCAGCCATATGCAAGTATGTATGCCCCACCTGGGATAATGCCCTATGATTCTAGAGTCCTCCCAGGAGCACATGCAGCTCTACCTTCATATATGCCACCACTATACGGTGGCATGTCAGCACCCTAGTAAGCAATCCTCCTctcttattttcctttttttttcccccttttatGTGTGTGGCAAAAATTAAAGGCCAGATCTCTAAGTCTTTTCAAAACAGGTCCTCCCAATTAACAAGTAATTTGACTTCTGAAGATTCCATCAGGTTTAATCAAACTTGTTCGTTTCCATCAAAGAAGGTTTATTAGAATTTTGTTGAAGTGAAGAAACCATGTTAATTGGGGGTCCAAATCTAGAAGGTCCGAGGAGCTTTTCCTGAATGATCTGTAGTTGGGTTATTGctatacattttttcttttattttatcgGTAGTAATTTTGTGAATACATAAATGTTAGGGTAATTTCTTTAATTCTTGGAACAATATTTTTTAGTAGTTTCATGAGAACGGGAGGTTTCCCATATCCCGTGTTTGATGGATCAAGCGGCCCTTTTACTCATGCTGACTTCAGGGATCCTCATGGTGGTGAGCAGCATCACAAAATTCGGAATGAAGGCACAGAGAGGTAATATGACTACATTTCTAGCAAAGTACTATAGACAGTTTTCATTTCATCCAGTTAATTAGTAGATAAATCAGAATTTTGAAACGTCACACTTGTTTATTAACCACTACAAATGGCCCATACCTTTATCTAAACCAATAGATGAAATTATAGTTTATACCGAAGCTACGCGTCATGGATACTGACACGGGACACGACACAGACTTGGGCACCGCAATTCGGcagctttcaaaaaattaggacacaGACACGACATGAATgctactaataaaatataatattattaatataataatatatttctattatatataaataaattacgtaCGGTAggaaatttcttttcttaaaatatataaattatgaatgaaaattttactaacttttattcgtatgagaaatataacaatattttaccaaaattaatattttaagaaaagaaattctctaccatacataatttatttatattgtcaaaaaaaattatatgcattcatcgaaaagctaaaatatttatcatcttacatgATATGTCtagaaaaagtaaataaaaatatgtatatacatttttttagtCGTATACGCTATGGATCAGCATTGAACGTACGTCCAAGGAGTGTCCACATCAGACACGTGTCCGACACGGACACGCAAGGCTTACAGAAGTGTCTGTGATACATAGTACCGAAGCATTTGGCACTGTATTGTTGCTATActagatattttgaaatagcttGAAACATTTTATCTAGATTTTAGCATTTGAGAATTAGAAGAAGATAGTTGATTGCAATAGCTTGAAACATCAGCTGCTCGGTTTTTCAGAGAGTTTGATTATGATGACCGATCAGAGGATTATCATCCTGGTGAGATTCGGAGAGAAACTTATGAGCAGAAACATCAATCAGGAAAGCAAGCTTCTAAAACCTTCTCTGATGATGATAAGCAAAGAGTACTCAAGAAGCACCAACAAGATGAATACTATAGTCCCGCTCACCagaaatcatataatacatCAGATGAAGATATTCATGGTTCAATTGATAAAAAACATGGGAATCATTCATACCCTTCAACTTCTGGTAGAGATCGAAGATCTTATTGCTCTGAGAAATCTATTTCCGAAGTGCACAACTCATCTGAATACTCCACTAAACATGGTAGAGAGAGAAGCAAGCACCACAATCGAAGTGGTTCAAAGAAGCACGGGGAGAATAAAGGAAAAGGTGAAAGTGGTTTTAGCAAAAAAAGTCATCGCAggagtgagaaagagagaacagATCACAAAAAGCAGAGGCATAAGTATCGTAATCATTCTGATTCTCTAGATGAGACTGATTTTTCAAAGGACCATGGAAAAACATCCGAGGAGAAAGAGGTGAAGGAAAGTTCGACAGGTGAATGGTTTGAGAATGACAGATGGGAGATGGCTGATGGTGGTCTTGAAGATGATTACGGAGAAGAATACTATCGCAAACGCAAACGAACCCGCTAAAGTTTGGAAATCACAGTTTGGTACAGCAAATGCAGCAATATATCCTCACAGGTAAGTGTACATACATTCTGGAACAACTATCTGGTAACATATATTATTTTGCTATATTTCTAATCTCACATACATGAAATTTAAACTCGTTAGGTTtatgttttataattttctatttgCTCGTCTGTTATAGAGGATTTAACTATATCTTGTTACACCCTGATGTTTTTCTTCTATAAAACACGACTACTGTTTACTTGACTAAATTAAATGGAAAATGGTTTCTTGTTGCTTCAATTCTATAAAAGCAGATACGTAAGTTGTTTTTCTTATCAGAGGATACGTTGATGTGCAGGCAACTCTGTTATAGGTTTATTTCAGTCAACTATGTTGTAATTTTGCAAGGTGTGTATTCTTGGAATAAACATTAGGGGGCTGTTTGTTTCACAGTTTGTAATATTCTGAAAAACGTTATTATTGTATATCTAAAATGGTAAGTTTGTCACTAAATTACCGTGGCACTTAGGTTGGTAGGTTGTTAAGAACTTCTTCTTGTTAATGGACTAATAATGGTTTATATTTAAGAATGTAAATGAGAGTACCTCTTCAACCCGTAGTAGTGTAATAATACCTACTAATTGGAAATTTATAATGATTTCACTACTTGTCTTGCACCAATACTTTTACAACTATCCGATAAGTTGCATGCGgtaatgatttgaatattttttataaaaaaatagaggatTTTCATAATATTACAAATTGTGAAACAAACGGCTCTAATATCTTTTCAAGCGGTTAAAAGCTGNTGATTTCACTACTTGTCTTGCACCAATACTTTTACAACTATCCGATAAGTTGCATGCTgtaatgatttgaatatttttaataaaaaaatagaggatTTTCATAATATTACAAATTGTGAAACAAACGGCTCTAATATCTTTTCAAGCGGTTAAAagctgttttctttttctttttcttttttcttttttaatgtgTGAGGAAGGTCGAAGCTTCTCTGAATGAGCATTAAGAGCTTCAAATTGCTTTGGGACTCCAAAGCTCATTTTTGTTTCCTGTTGTAGCAAAAACTTGTGGCTGGTTATTAACCAAATGCGCAGTTTCTAGAAggttcttttcttcttcttcttcttttttgccGTAAAGAAGCTATTCTTGAAGCTCCTGCTGGACATACTGCTagatatataacatataatcATCTATTTACTTACATATACATTTGATGTATAAAATATGCAGATTTGCGGGAACATAGTCAAATACATGTAGTAGAACTTAATAGTTCATGTTGTTCACGAGTTAAAGGTAAAGAcagtttaaaagaaaagaaataaagtaAGTAAGAAAACCTTCGATAATGTAATGCAGTATAGTATGCATTGAATATTTGCaaggttttctctttttttttttttagagctcTCATCTATTGAGAGTAACAGATAATGCAAAAGACAGGATCAACCAAGCTAGGAAGAAGTAGCCAACAAGCCTTGTTGGTTCCACATCTTCAGGTTCCTGCacccaacaaaaattaaaaaaaaaaatcaataattgtATACTTTACTgtattaaggaaaaaaaaaaagaaagaaaaacaaacaagATGTTTACAATATTGAACTTATTAGGAGATAAATTTATGTAATGGTGTGTGTACTGCAGTAGGGATCCTCAACCTTTTAGCGCAGTTTTCGTGTGGCGTACAATTTCTTATTAGTCGCAAATTAAACACGAAATGctatagaaaaaagaaataatcaaaatactttttttaagtTTAGGGGTCTGTTTCCAGACAACAACTTGCTCTTCATAACCTCATTTATTTGGATGAGGACAGTCGAATGATATACTTATTAAAGAAGAACATGTTGATACATATACCTTAGGGGGTGGTGGCTGTGTTGGTGTCTCAGTAATGTCAACCTCAAAAGGCCACACATATCTTTCTGGCCTCTCACTCCTTGCCAAACTCCAGTCATACAGTCTTCTCTCTTCTTCAGATGAGAGAATGTTGTAGGATTCCTGACAGCAAATCATGAAAACTTAATGGAGCAAAATAATAACAAATGAAAAGATCAATCTGGTAAGAAATGACTCGGGAGCAGTCTTAACACCCTCACGCACATCAAGCGCATGCTGAAGACTAACAAACCATGACATGTGCACTGGAAAGGGGTGTAACAGAAGAGAGCTTGTAGAAGGGGCATAAAATCTCTGGGGTATTCTTAAACATGGTAAAGCTAAGAAAAACATCAGAGCCTTCTTAGTGGAGCACAGAAATAACCTTCAGAAGTTCTAGCTCCTTCTTGGCTTCCTCTTCATCCAGTTCCTTATTCATCAGTTCTTCCTGCTTCTTCTTGAAGGCGACGTTAACCTGGAGCAAGTTGAATTTCAGATACTGCATTGTGTCGGAGGAAGTGAACAAAAAGAGAACAAGAAGGAAAAGATTCCTACAATATCCAAACTTACATGTATTCATTCGAAAAAGAATCTAATTAGTATCATAAAAAGCAAAGAAATATATCTAGCAATTTCATGAGCAGCCGAGTTCCTGATTCAGCAGTAAGCAGATTCCAATTTCGAACAGAACAAATCTCTAAAAATCTGGAAGGTTGATTAAAACGTGAGTACAAACTTGTATTTTGAAACTCCTACTAAGGGATGCAAACATGAGTAAAAActtgctatctttttcttcATTGCATTATCACAATTAGCATCGCGTGTTTCTGTGTGGTCAAGCTAGATGGAATAAGAAACCTGGAAACACATTTAATCCACTGCTTACAAAAAGCTCAATGTGATTAGTTACCTTTCTccaaaataagtagatataaTCTTTGTGAATACCACTAAGTTTTCATGATATTCTTAATACCATTACAGGGACATGATTAACATGAAGTATACAATTCAAATTACTTGTTGATCACTTGATTGACCTATGTGTGTATAACTGGAAATGCAGTATCTTTAACTTTTGGTGCTTTTTTATTTAGAGGTACCATAGCTTCAGTAAGGCTTAAAGTATCTATCGGCACCAGTTGCATCCATTGTATTGTATCATGCCGACAAAGTGTTGGCATTATCTAAACTTTCTACCAATTGTACGGCTTAAATCCTCTCTTTTTGAGATTAGCAAATAGTTATCTCAATAAAGTGCTAAAGATTTGATAAGCAtgtataataagcaattagaatattttggtgccacaaaaataaatattttatgtcatAATGTGTTGACACAtatttttgtgaccggcataTATGAACACTGCACAACACGCACCATATTATACCGTGCCACAAGTTCTCGGTACAACCTTGGATTGAGGGGACAACGAAATTGATTTTCTAGTTATAAAACCATATTGAAATGCATTAACAAATAGAAATCTAGCCCTAACGTatcattttagaaaataaataactaaatataaatttccTACATTAGATTCTTATTCTTCCTGAGCACTCCATTAGCAAGTATACAAATTTTCGCAAAATGTGTAAACCCTACATATATTTTTGCTTGACGAAACAATGGGAAGAAAATTAACCTGATCATATGAAGTGCCTTTGCTGATTCCAAGCCTTCCATAATGATCAACATCCGTAATCGCTGAAATTAACAAATTCAGAATTGAAAAAGAAACTTTTTTGGTGAAAGCAAACCAAAATAAGCAAAATAATGAAAAGGGGATTATGATTGAAAGggaaatgaaagaaagaaaattaactataatttggtggaaaaaaaaaaaacctttttccATCACAATTTCGGCCCACAAAGTCTGAATTGGCGCAGAGAGATCAcgaatttttgtaatattatgGTGAATTTTGTGCGCAACAACAGAAATTTTGTAGGccaaatttaatcaaaattgaCATCATATTTGTTAATGAATTTCCTAAAGCCAATCAACATTTCTGGGTCAAATAGTCATTAGTAAACACTAAAAAATTGGTGATACTTCTATGTTATttattcttagaaataaaataaagagtaagGTAAAAATTGTAAtgaaacccctcaactatagcctATTTTGAATAGCACCCccacttagttttttttttattggaactCTCTCAACTGACTAATTTTTCTGATTTGTATTCTCATAGTTAGTTCGATTAAAATCCTTGTAAAATTTAATGACTCTAATCTAATAATTCTATCAGCAATTAACTCTCAATTGTTACagttattttgctaaaaaataaaaaaaaaatttaccaaaattttttaagtaaatacATCAACAAATATCAAACTAGTTAGTAAACAAAGATTTAGAATGTACTAACACTAAAagatagttattttttatttattccaaAGCGTATCAACACACAAGCATTTTAGCAACTCTATGCACAAGGCTCGGCACGATCTCATGCCTCgttacttaaatccttgctaaAACCGATTACGATCATTAACTTCGACAAATCACCATTGAATCAATCCAATCAacactaaaaaataaacaatttccACTCATTAAAATGAATCAACCCAATCAGCCCCAACATAAGCAATTccagtaattga
Protein-coding regions in this window:
- the LOC109718320 gene encoding E3 ubiquitin ligase PQT3-like isoform X5 — translated: MLILSVQIPILMKRLLQIQEIVGGNCSNLSNMEEDKMETQMTSKIEEHKTLDEGIAKCSAIMLNIDPPMELRCSLCSTIYKEAVMIPCCQHSFCDKCIRCSLVEIRKCPKCSSTKCTVEDLLPNLSLRQAIEHFLEAQKAIDGSENLMPKYAPDGESGIQAKEPSYAVSIRQQELQVPYSPAATGKGSNQIVAVSIPEKKRAVGISIRLGADKSVNANQINLGTMHDENSQADKCKQMAGFQERGNSAKLPQNLPHKVEANFPIHQRKGLGINAPDGSGAIVPPIKPRKGERNCYMCGSPDHLIRDCPVASNTYPGDVAFPGQISAYGPPFWCGSPFPNFQPYASMYAPPGIMPYDSRVLPGAHAALPSYMPPLYGGMSAPYSFMRTGGFPYPVFDGSSGPFTHADFRDPHGGEQHHKIRNEGTEREFDYDDRSEDYHPGEIRRETYEQKHQSGKQASKTFSDDDKQRVLKKHQQDEYYSPAHQKSYNTSDEDIHGSIDKKHGNHSYPSTSGRDRRSYCSEKSISEVHNSSEYSTKHGRERSKHHNRSGSKKHGENKGKGESGFSKKSHRRSEKERTDHKKQRHKYRNHSDSLDETDFSKDHGKTSEEKEVKESSTGEWFENDRWEMADGGLEDDYGEEYYRKRKRTR
- the LOC109718490 gene encoding NAD(P)H-quinone oxidoreductase subunit U, chloroplastic — its product is MSTTVGIPSPATKLTAHRHHLRRRRRTVVGPAAAATRPAYSLISAANVQKALRGLAITDVDHYGRLGISKGTSYDQVNVAFKKKQEELMNKELDEEEAKKELELLKESYNILSSEEERRLYDWSLARSERPERYVWPFEVDITETPTQPPPPKEPEDVEPTRLVGYFFLAWLILSFALSVTLNR